From one Bacillus sp. Marseille-P3661 genomic stretch:
- a CDS encoding ATP synthase subunit I produces the protein MLENKGMLTRYLKIIINILVLFVLGWGFTPYTTIFNGLILGAVASTYNMWLLYRKVNKFGQAVVENRRMGSLGMLQRMASSVLAVLIAMRYPETFHLVSVIIGLMTYYIVIMIDFIIQSKRNSFGKRGE, from the coding sequence ATGCTTGAAAATAAAGGGATGCTGACTCGGTACCTGAAAATTATCATCAACATTTTAGTGTTATTCGTATTAGGATGGGGATTTACTCCTTATACGACTATTTTTAATGGCCTGATACTAGGTGCTGTTGCTAGTACCTATAATATGTGGCTACTGTATCGAAAGGTGAACAAGTTTGGACAAGCGGTTGTGGAAAACAGGCGCATGGGCTCACTTGGTATGCTGCAACGTATGGCATCTTCCGTATTAGCAGTGCTAATCGCAATGCGATACCCTGAAACGTTTCACTTAGTAAGTGTGATTATTGGCTTAATGACATATTATATCGTCATTATGATAGATTTTATTATTCAATCCAAACGTAATTCATTCGGGAAGAGAGGTGAATAA
- a CDS encoding AtpZ/AtpI family protein, whose protein sequence is MAIMSAISSSLVGSILVGIFLGKWLDKLAGTFPLFLILGLISGLAAGVYATIQIVQRYLGEGK, encoded by the coding sequence ATGGCTATCATGTCAGCAATTTCAAGTAGTCTAGTAGGATCGATACTGGTAGGTATCTTTCTAGGGAAATGGCTAGATAAACTAGCGGGTACATTTCCACTGTTCCTAATACTTGGTCTTATTAGTGGACTTGCAGCTGGTGTTTATGCGACAATTCAGATTGTCCAACGCTATTTAGGAGAAGGAAAATAA
- a CDS encoding S8 family serine peptidase has product MTYKAIKILAFSIIVFGNTFPITSFAEIQKVDINIKVDPAPIHPQKYIVEVNDSTIIEEIKSKYSGIKINEQFNTLFNGISITANEKVISQLENLNGVVSIHPANTYEVKLDESVPFIGGDTIRGMFDKENQRLTGKGVKVGVIDTGVDYTHPDLQRNFKGGFDVVDDDEDPMETIKSQGEPTLHGTHVAGIIAANGKVKGVAPDAEVYAYRTLGPGGVGTSDQVIAAIEKAVEDGMDVINLSLGSSVNGPDYPTSIALDKAVEKGVIAVTSNGNSGPGIWTVGSPGASEKAISVGASTPPIEIPFGTIHAAPDHTFVLQPLQGSVPWNLTKDYQLVNGGLGYPDEIKDARGKIVVIQRGEITFTEKVKNAYEKGAVAVLIYNNEDGIFPGGLEENIDIPAVALTKKDGELLVKHLKKGDQWFATKMRKITDRLAAFSSRGPVTHTWNIKPDVVAPGVKIDSTVPDGYLALQGTSMAAPHVAGAAALVKQAHPDWTPEQVKAALMNTAKQMYNEEGKQYSPFEQGAGRIQVDDAVSTKLLAYPGALAFGSIKPSKHKVNKSIALIVENTSDTPQKISFEIPKLEKGLKWNLPFSQYLEPKEKKKIKVGIEVDSTVMKNGIYYGGLELISEDNNIALPFLFVIGDPKHPRVMGFSFEKEENDVDEHSSFSRKDDERYKYEFYLPEGADEFGIALFDPITLQFKGLLTQQHNVKRGHIEQTIDREKIPFPDGVYRAIVYARQNGLETSQETEIVIES; this is encoded by the coding sequence GTGACATACAAGGCAATAAAAATACTAGCTTTTTCGATAATAGTATTTGGTAATACTTTTCCAATAACGAGTTTTGCTGAAATACAGAAAGTTGATATCAATATTAAAGTAGATCCTGCACCGATACATCCGCAAAAGTATATAGTCGAGGTAAATGATTCTACTATAATAGAAGAAATTAAATCAAAATATTCTGGAATTAAAATTAATGAACAGTTTAACACACTTTTTAATGGTATTTCGATTACGGCCAATGAAAAGGTGATTTCGCAGTTAGAAAATCTCAATGGTGTAGTAAGCATCCATCCTGCTAATACATACGAAGTTAAACTAGATGAAAGTGTGCCGTTTATCGGTGGCGATACGATCCGAGGGATGTTCGATAAAGAGAATCAGCGCTTAACAGGTAAAGGTGTAAAAGTTGGCGTCATTGATACTGGCGTTGATTATACGCATCCTGACTTACAAAGGAACTTTAAAGGCGGCTTTGATGTAGTGGACGATGATGAAGATCCAATGGAAACAATCAAAAGCCAGGGTGAGCCGACGCTGCATGGTACACATGTTGCCGGGATTATCGCTGCAAACGGAAAAGTAAAAGGTGTGGCGCCGGATGCAGAAGTATATGCGTATCGTACACTAGGCCCAGGTGGTGTTGGTACTTCAGATCAAGTTATTGCGGCGATCGAAAAAGCAGTAGAAGATGGCATGGATGTGATCAATTTATCATTAGGTAGTTCAGTGAACGGACCTGATTATCCAACAAGCATTGCGCTCGATAAGGCTGTGGAAAAGGGTGTGATTGCTGTAACTTCTAATGGGAACTCAGGTCCTGGTATTTGGACGGTTGGCTCACCGGGTGCTTCGGAAAAAGCAATCTCTGTTGGAGCATCGACGCCGCCAATTGAAATCCCATTTGGAACAATCCATGCAGCGCCTGATCATACTTTTGTGTTGCAGCCGCTCCAGGGTTCTGTTCCATGGAATTTAACGAAAGACTATCAATTAGTGAACGGAGGTCTAGGTTATCCGGACGAGATAAAAGATGCTAGAGGAAAAATTGTAGTCATTCAGCGTGGCGAGATTACTTTTACAGAAAAAGTGAAAAATGCATACGAAAAGGGTGCGGTTGCTGTCTTAATTTACAATAACGAAGATGGTATCTTTCCTGGCGGATTGGAAGAGAACATCGACATACCGGCAGTTGCACTAACAAAAAAAGACGGTGAGCTGTTAGTAAAGCATCTAAAAAAAGGCGACCAATGGTTTGCAACGAAGATGCGCAAAATAACCGATCGTTTAGCGGCCTTTAGCTCACGCGGGCCAGTCACCCATACATGGAATATAAAACCTGACGTAGTTGCTCCGGGGGTGAAAATTGATAGTACAGTGCCGGACGGCTATTTAGCTTTACAGGGAACAAGTATGGCTGCGCCACATGTTGCAGGAGCAGCGGCGCTCGTTAAACAAGCGCATCCTGATTGGACACCCGAACAAGTTAAAGCTGCACTAATGAATACCGCCAAGCAAATGTACAATGAAGAAGGGAAACAATATTCTCCGTTTGAACAAGGCGCAGGTCGTATCCAAGTAGACGACGCGGTTTCAACTAAGCTGCTTGCCTATCCAGGTGCCTTAGCTTTTGGTTCGATTAAGCCATCCAAGCATAAAGTAAATAAAAGTATCGCGTTAATTGTTGAAAATACATCAGATACTCCACAAAAAATTTCGTTTGAAATTCCAAAGCTCGAAAAAGGGCTGAAGTGGAATCTACCTTTTTCACAATATCTAGAACCGAAGGAAAAAAAGAAAATTAAAGTGGGGATAGAGGTAGATTCAACAGTTATGAAAAATGGGATATATTATGGAGGTTTAGAACTAATTTCAGAAGATAACAACATTGCACTGCCATTTTTATTTGTGATTGGTGATCCAAAGCATCCAAGAGTAATGGGGTTTTCATTTGAAAAAGAAGAGAATGATGTCGACGAGCATAGTAGTTTCAGTCGTAAGGATGATGAACGCTACAAATATGAGTTCTACTTACCGGAAGGCGCAGATGAATTCGGAATTGCATTATTTGACCCGATAACACTTCAGTTTAAGGGATTGTTAACACAACAGCATAATGTGAAACGCGGTCATATTGAACAAACTATTGACCGAGAAAAAATTCCATTTCCAGATGGTGTTTACCGAGCGATCGTTTATGCTAGACAAAATGGGTTAGAAACATCGCAGGAGACTGAAATTGTAATAGAGAGTTAA